From the Carassius gibelio isolate Cgi1373 ecotype wild population from Czech Republic chromosome B25, carGib1.2-hapl.c, whole genome shotgun sequence genome, one window contains:
- the LOC128014767 gene encoding polyunsaturated fatty acid lipoxygenase ALOX15B-like, translating to MGLLYNQWFCDKISVNTPEGDKVLFPCYCWLDCNERLVLRPAKASLVFQDTNPISQRQRMRQLEEQQKLFRWCVYAEGTPQVIDCDNPLALPAEVRFSFTKEAEFYSGAGKQLAALKLTGLANCRKSWESISQLEAIICENRVKTIEYIQKHWDEDEFFGYQFLNGLNPMMVQRCSNLPENFPVTEDMVKNSLRGSSLQQEMKKGNIFLSDYKMLDGLVGNVVSGRQQYLTAPLVLLYCNPHSMMLPIAIQLRQKPSKDNPIFLPTDSKADWKLAKIFVRNAEFGVHEVDFHLLRTHLLAEVFTVATLRNLPSPHPLYKLLFPHIRYTLQINVMARSQLISEDGAITKYAGVGGESLVRLMKRATAALTYSALCLPNNISERGLETVPHYYYRDDGMKLWDIINKFVAAFLSHYYQHDADVKKDTELQCWISEIFTNGFLGRDSSGLLHQGCCI from the exons ATGGGTCTACTTTACAACCAGTGGTTCTGCGATAAGATCTCGGTCAACACGCCCGAAGGAGACAAGGTCCTGTTTCCCTGTTACTGCTGGCTGGACTGCAACGAGAGGCTCGTCTTACGGCCTGCTAAAG CTTCACTTGTGTTCCAGGACACCAACCCGATATCCCAGAGGCAGAGGATGAGGCAGCTGGAGGAGCAGCAGAAGCTATTCAG GTGGTGTGTGTACGCGGAGGGTACGCCTCAGGTCATCGACTGCGACAATCCCCTCGCTCTGCCAGCTGAGGTCCGATTCTCTTTCACTAAAGAGGCCGAGTTTTACTCCGGTGCAGGAAAGCA GTTAGCTGCTCTGAAGCTAACTGGATTAGCTAACTGCAGAAAATCGTGGGAAAGCATCAGCCAACTGGAAGCAATCATTTGTGAAAACAGAGTGAAAACCATTG AATACATTCAGAAGCACTGGGATGAGGATGAGTTCTTTGGCTACCAGTTTCTGAATGGCCTCAATCCCATGATGGTCCAGCGCTGCTCAAATCTGCCTGAGAATTTCCCCGTCACAGAAGACATGGTCAAAAACAGCCTAAGAGGCAGCAGCTTGCAGCAGGAGATGAAG AAAGGGAACATCTTCTTGTCTGACTATAAGATGTTGGATGGACTGGTGGGAAATGTTGTCAGTGGCAGGCAGCAGTATCTCACAGCTCCCCTGGTCCTGCTGTACTGCAACCctcacagcatgatgctgcccATCGCCATTCAG TTAAGGCAAAAGCCCAGCAAAGACAATCCCATCTTCCTCCCAACGGATTCAAAGGCCGACTGGAAACTGGCCAAGATCTTCGTCCGAAACGCAGAGTTTGGCGTTCACGAGGTTGACTTTCACCTGCTGAGAACTCACCTGCTGGCGGAGGTGTTCACCGTGGCCACGCTGCGCAATCTTCCCTCTCCACACCCTCTCTACAAG CTCCTCTTTCCCCATATCCGATACACGCTCCAGATCAACGTCATGGCACGGAGTCAGCTGATATCCGAGGATGGGGCCATTACAAAG TATGCAGGAGTAGGTGGAGAGTCATTGGTAAGGTTGATGAAGCGTGCTACTGCCGCCCTGACCTACAGCGCCCTCTGTCTTCCCAATAACATATCTGAGAGAGGCCTGGAGACTGTACCCCACTACTACTACAGAGATGATGGGATGAAACTGTGGGATATCATCAACAA GTTTGTTGCAGCTTTCTTGTCACACTACTATCAACATGATGCAGACGTGAAGAAGGACACAGAGCTGCAGTGTTGGATCAGTGAGATATTCACCAATGGCTTCCTGGGAAGAGATTCCTCAGGTCTGTTGCATCAGGGCTGTTGCATTTGA